The following are from one region of the Spodoptera frugiperda isolate SF20-4 chromosome 20, AGI-APGP_CSIRO_Sfru_2.0, whole genome shotgun sequence genome:
- the LOC118262110 gene encoding collagen alpha-2(IV) chain isoform X27, with the protein MGPGTLFYFLAALAIIHASEDTPKTKPKDEFKALSEAREARQYDSYQGQPDNEVVVDIEDDEKKQYYETNYDTSAYGFGYDVGPNGQFHHENRGPDGVTYGCYGYLDPDNFLRATHYVADSHGYRVVEPEKPVEVFPDEKYEYDESTGQALNTRPGQIIPWEKLFFPKGCGRTPGGVPAKPLPKPTPKPPRPIDSSSETTNVKPVQSGQGPNGPYGPGSWQGQPGKPGTPGRPGTPGTPGTPGTPGSPGSPGTPGGPGGPGGPGGPGGPSGGYYPGSSGTPGTAGSPGTPGTPGSPGTPGGPGTPGTSGYPGTAGTPGTPGYPGTEGTPGTPGYPGTAGTPGTPGTPGYPGTEGTPGTPGYPGTAGTPGTPGYPGTEGTPGTPGTPGYPGTAGYPGTAGTPGTPGYPGTEGTPGTPGTPGYPGTEGTPGTPGTPGYPGTAGTPGYPGYYPGGSGGYYPGQPTAPGTDGYYPGQGSGPGGPLGPDGTYGPDGTYYPGTPGTPGTPGTPGSPGGPGGPGGPGGPGGPGGPGGPNGPNGPSNGGYYPGQPGRPGTPGSPGSPGTPGGPGGPGGPGGPGGPGGPNGPNGPSSGGYYPGQPGSPGTPGSPGSPGTPGGPGGPGGPGGPGGPGGPNGPNGPSSGGYYPGQPGSPGTPGSPGSPGTPGGPGGPGGPGGPGGPGGPNGPNGPSSGGYYPGQPGSPGTPGSPGSPGTPGGPGGPGGPGGPGGPGGPNGPNGPSSGGYYPGQPGSPGTPGSPGSPGTPGGPGGPGGPGGPGGPGGPNGPNGPSNGGYYPGQPGSPGSPGSPGSPGTPGGPGGPGGPGGPGGPGGPTDTTTYPGQSSGQPSQPGQPGYPGKPGQPGYPGQPGQPGQPGQPGQPGQGGQPGKPGQPGYPGQPGQPGYPGQPGQPGQPGQPGQGGQPGKPGQPGYPGQPGQPGYPGQPGQPGQGGQPGQPGQPGGPGQPGYPGQPGQPGQGGQPGKPGQPGYPGQPGQPGYPGQPGQPGQPGQGGQPGKPGQPGYPGQPGQPGYPGQPGQPGQPGQGGQPGKPGQPGYPGQPGQPGYPGQPGQPGQPGQGGQPGKPGQPGYPGQPGQPGYPGQPGQPGQPGQGGQPGKPGQPGYPGQPGYPGQPGQPGQPGQGGQPGKPGQPGYPGQPGQPGYPGQPGQPGQPGQGGQPGKPGQPGYPGQPGQPGYPGQPGQPGGPGQQGQPGYPGQPGQPGQGGQPGQPGQPGGPGQPGYPGQPGQPGKPGQPGQPGYPGQPGQPGQPGYPGQPGQPGQPGYPGQPGQPGQPGKPGQPGQPGYPGQPGQPGQPGQPGQPGYPEQPGQPGGPGRPEDLTKPGQPGYPGQQGQPGGPGQPGQPGYPGQPGKPGQPGQPGYPGQPGQPGYPGQPGQPGQPGQQGQPGQPGKPGQPGQPGYPGQPGKPGEPGQPGYPGQPGQPGKPGQPGQPGYPGQPGEPGQPGQPGQPGQPGYPGQPGQPGGPGQPGQPGYPGQPGQAGQPGQPGYPGQPGQPGYPGQQGQPGGPGQPGQPGTPGQPGQPGYPGQPGQPGEPGKPGQPGQPGQPGYPGQPGQPGYPGQQGQPGGPGQPGQPGYPGQPGQPGQPGQPGQPGYPGQPGQPGEPGKPGQPGQPGQPGYPGQPGQPGYPGQQGQPGGPGQPGQPGYPGQPGQPGQPGQPGQPGYPGQPGQPGYPGQQGQPGGPGQPGQPGYPGQPGQPGQPGQPGQPGYPGQPGQPGYPGQQGQPGGPGQPGQPGTPGQPGQPGYPGQPGQPGEPGKPGQPGQPGQPGYPGQPGQPGYPGQQGQPGGPGQPGQPGKPGQPGQPGQPGYPGQPGQPGYPGQQGQPGGPGQPGQPGKPGQPGQPGYPGQPGQPGYPGQQGQPGGPGQPGQPGKPGQPGQPGYPGQPGQPGEPGKPGQPGQPGQPGYPGQPGQPGYPGQQGQPGGPGQPGQPGYPGQPGQPGEPGKPGQPGQPGQPGYPGQPGQPGQPGQSGGPGQPGQPGYPGQPGQPGGPGQPGQPGYPGQPGQPGYPGQPGQPGQPGHPGQPGYPGQPGQPGQPGYPGQPGQPGYPGQPGQPGQPGQPGYPGQPGQPGQPGYPGQPGQPGYPGQPGQPGQPGQPGYPGQPGQPGQPGQPGYPGQPGQPGYPGQPGQPGQPGYPGQPGQYPDSETAPSGTGVQPPATVPSHQMPPFPIYVIPYPLPIVPSPASCPCYLLKPGQNETNVQAQGPQATAPPHYQNQPQYPPYGIIGFVPVVFVPYCPGNASNMNSAQQNFPNAVPVQYSCNQCQASSDIYRYLGRLNGGRSTGFKDLKDLKDLKEIKSLTELDDLLKNQIKPLEKSMHTIAANPRVLAETNDKNEKKEKIETKTPRRRTRTGRTRVSKN; encoded by the exons ATGGGGCCGGGAACACTCTTCTATTTcttg GCCGCGCTGGCTATAATACATGCCAGCGAGGATACGCCAAAGACAAAGCCAAAAGATGAATTCAAAGCATTATCCGAAGCGCGAGAAGCTCGCCAATATGACTCGTACCAGGGACAACCAGATAACGAAGTGGTCGTGGACATAGAGGACGATGAAAAGAAACAGTATTATGAAACCAATTACGACAcaa GTGCATACGGCTTCGGTTATGACGTCGGTCCAAATGGGCAGTTCCATCATGAGAACCGCGGTCCGGATGGCGTCACCTATGGTTGCTATGGTTACTTGGACCCAGATAACTTCCTTCGTGCTACTCACTACGTTGCTGACAGCCACGGATACAGAGTAGTGGAACCAGAGAAACCAGTCGAAGTATTCCCTGACGAGAAATATGAATACGATGAATC CACTGGACAGGCGTTAAACACTCGGCCCGGACAAATCATCCCCTGGGAGAAACTCTTCTTCCCCAAGGGATGCGGTCGTACTCCCGGTGGAGTTCCAGCCAAGCCTTTACCGAAACCTACGCCCAAACCACCTCGTCCCATAGACAGCAGTAGCGAGACCACGAATGTCAAACCTGTACAATCTGGACAAG gACCCAATGGACCTTACGGCCCTGGATCat GGCAAGGtcaaccaggcaagccaggaaCTCCCGGCAGGCCCGGTACTCCAGGTACTCCAGGCACCCCAGGAACCCCAGGCTCTCCCGGTTCTCCCGGCACACCAGGTGGACCAG GAGGTCCAGGTGGTCCCGGCGGCCCCGGTGGTCCATCAGGCGGCTACTACCCCGGCTCTAGTGGAACCCCAGGCACCGCTGGATCTCCAGGAACCCCAGGTACACCCGGTAGTCCCGGTACCCCCGGCGGCCCAGGTACTCCTGGGACCTCAGGTTACCCTGGCACAGCTGGTACCCCAGGTACACCTGGATACCCAGGCACAGAAGGAACCCCAGGTACACCTGGTTACCCAGGCACAGCTGGTACCCCAGGCACACCAGGTACACCTGGATATCCAGGTACAGAAGGCACCCCAGGAACACCTGGTTACCCAGGTACGGCAGGTACCCCAGGTACACCTGGTTACCCAGGCACAGAAGGAACTCCTGGCACTCCAGGTACACCTGGTTACCCAGGCACAGCTGGTTACCCAGGCACAGCTGGTACCCCAGGCACACCTGGTTACCCAGGCACAGAAGGAACCCCAGGAACACCAGGCACACCTGGTTACCCAGGCACAGAAGGAACCCCAGGCACACCAGGCACACCTGGATATCCAGGCACAGCAGGCACACCTGGTTACCCAGGATACTATCCCGGCG GCTCAGGTGGATATTACCCAGGACAACCAACTGCACCAG GCACAGACGGCTATTATCCAGGACAAGGTAGTGGACCAG GAGGACCATTAGGTCCTGATGGTACTTATGGTCCCGATGGTACCTACTACCCGGGCACTCCAGGAACACCAGGCACACCAGGCACACCAGGCAGCCCCGGCGGCCCTGGCGGCCCag GAGGTCCCGGAGGGCCCGGCGGTCCTGGAGGCCCCGGAGGACCTAATGGACCCAATGGCCCATCAAACGGCGGCTACTACCCAGGACAACCCGGCAGACCTGGCACTCCAGGCAGTCCAGGATCACCAGGTACTCCAGGAGGACCAGGAGGTCCAGGTGGACCAGGAGGTCCTGGAGGACCAGGAGGACCAAACGGACCCAATGGCCCTTCAAGCGGCGGATACTACCCAGGACAACCCGGCAGCCCTGGCACTCCAGGAAGCCCAGGATCACCAGGCACTCCAGGAGGACCAGGTGGACCAGGTGGACCAGGAGGTCCAGGAGGACCTGGTGGACCTAATGGACCCAATGGCCCTTCAAGCGGCGGCTACTACCCAGGACAACCCGGCAGCCCTGGCACTCCAGGCAGCCCAGGATCACCAGGCACTCCAGGAGGACCAGGAGGTCCGGGCGGACCAGGTGGCCCAGGAGGTCCCGGAGGGCCTAATGGACCCAATGGCCCTTCAAGCGGTGGCTACTACCCAGGACAACCCGGCAGCCCTGGCACTCCAGGCAGCCCAGGATCACCAGGCACTCCAGGAG GACCAGGAGGTCCGGGCGGGCCAGGTGGACCTGGAGGTCCCGGAGGGCCTAATGGACCCAATGGCCCTTCAAGCGGCGGATACTACCCAGGACAACCCGGCAGCCCTGGCACTCCAGGCAGCCCAGGATCACCAGGCACTCCAGGAGGTCCAGGAGGACCAGGTGGGCCAGGTGGACCAGGTGGCCCGGGAGGGCCAAACGGACCCAATGGCCCTTCGAACGGCGGATACTACCCAGGACAACCCGGCAGCCCCGGTTCACCAGGAAGCCCAGGATCACCAGGAACACCCG gtggTCCCGGAGGTCCAGGTGGTCCCGGTGGACCTGGAGGACCCGGTGGTCCCACCGACACAACAACTTATCCAGGACAATCAA GTGGCCAACCTAGTCAACCAGGACAGCCGGGATACCCAGGCAAACCAGGACAGCCTGGCTACCCAGGACAACCAGGACAACCAGGGCAACCAGGACAACCCGGACAGCCAGGACAAGGTGGCCAACCTGGTAAACCAGGACAGCCAGGATACCCAGGCCAACCAGGACAGCCAGGATACCCAGGACAACCAGGCCAACCAGGACAACCAGGACAGCCAGGACAAGGTGGTCAACCTGGTAAACCAGGACAGCCAGGATACCCAGGCCAACCAGGACAGCCTGGCTACCCAGGACAACCAGGACAACCAG gACAAGGAGGACAACCTGGTCAACCTGGACAGCCAGGTGGCCCAGGACAGCCAGGATACCCAGGACAACCAGGACAGCCAGGACAAGGTGGCCAACCTGGTAAACCAGGACAGCCAGGATACCCAGGACAACCAGGTCAGCCAGGATACCCAGGACAACCAGGACAACCCGGACAGCCAGGACAAGGTGGCCAACCTGGTAAACCAGGACAGCCAGGATACCCAGGCCAACCAGGACAGCCAGGATACCCAGGACAACCAGGACAACCCGGACAGCCAGGACAAGGTGGCCAACCTGGTAAACCAGGACAGCCAGGATACCCAGGCCAACCAGGACAGCCAGGATACCCAGGACAACCAGGACAACCCGGACAGCCAGGACAAGGTGGCCAACCTGGTAAACCAGGACAGCCAGGATACCCAGGCCAACCAGGACAGCCAGGATACCCAGGACAACCAGGACAACCCGGACAGCCAGGACAAGGTGGCCAACCTGGTAAACCAGGACAGCCAGGATACCCAGGACAACCAG GATACCCAGGACAACCAGGACAACCCGGACAGCCAGGACAAGGTGGCCAACCTGGTAAACCAGGACAGCCAGGATACCCAGGACAACCAGGACAGCCAGGATACCCAGGACAACCAGGACAACCCGGACAGCCAGGACAAGGTGGCCAACCTGGTAAACCAGGACAGCCAGGATACCCAGGTCAACCAGGACAGCCAGGCTACCCAGGACAACCAGGACAGCCAGGTGGCCCAGGACAGCAAGGACAACCGGGTTATCCAGGACAACCAG GACAACCAGGGCAAGGAGGACAACCTGGTCAACCTGGACAGCCAGGTGGCCCAGGACAGCCAGGATACCCAGGACAACCAGGTCAGCCCGGAAAACCGGGACAACCTGGGCAGCCAGGTTACCCAGGGCAGCCCGGTCAGCCAGGACAGCCAGGATACCCAGGGCAACCCGGTCAGCCAGGGCAGCCAGGATACCCAGGTCAACCAGGACAACCAGGTCAACCCGGAAAACCGGGACAACCCGGGCAGCCAGGATACCCAGGGCAACCCGGTCAGCCAGGACAGCCAGGACAACCAGGGCAGCCCGGATATCCAGAACAACCAGGACAGCCAG gaGGACCAGGACGTCCTGAAGACCTAACTAAACCAGGTCAGCCAGGATACCCAGGACAGCAAGGACAACCCGGTGGTCCAGGACAGCCAGGACAACCTGGATACCCAGGACAACCAG GTAAACCAGGACAACCTGGTCAACCAGGATATCCAGGACAGCCAGGACAGCCCGGATACCCGGGACAACCTGGTCAACCAGGACAGCCAGGTCAACAAGGACAACCAGGACAGCCTGGTAAACCAGGTCAGCCAGGCCAGCCAGGATATCCAGGACAACCTGGCAAACCAGGCGAACCAGGCCAACCAGGATACCCAGGACAACCAGGACAACCTGGCAAACCGGGTCAACCTGGCCAGCCAGGATACCCAGGACAAccag GTGAACCAGGCCAACCTGGTCAACCCGGACAGCCAGGACAACCAGGATACCCAGGACAGCCAGGACAACCCGGTGGTCCAGGTCAGCCAGGCCAACCAGGATACCCAGGACAGCCAGGTCAAGCAGGACAACCAGGTCAACCAGGATACCCCGGACAGCCCGGACAGCCAGGATACCCAGGACAGCAAGGACAACCTGGTGGCCCAGGACAGCCAGGGCAACCAGGTACACCAGGCCAGCCCGGCCAACCAGGATACCCAGGCCAACCAGGTCAACCAGGAGAACCTGGCAAACCAGGACAACCTGGCCAGCCAGGACAACCAGGATACCCAGGACAGCCCGGACAGCCAGGTTACCCTGGACAGCAAGGACAACCTGGTGGTCCAGGACAGCCAGGACAACCAGGATACCCAGGACAACCCGGACAACCAGGTCAACCAGGCCAGCCCGGCCAACCAGGATACCCAGGCCAACCAGGACAACCAGGAGAACCTGGCAAACCAGGACAACCTGGCCAGCCAGGACAACCAGGATACCCAGGACAGCCCGGACAGCCAGGTTACCCTGGACAGCAAGGACAACCTGGTGGTCCAGGACAGCCAGGACAACCAGGATACCCAGGACAACCCGGACAACCAGGTCAACCAGGCCAGCCCGGCCAACCAGGATACCCAGGCCAACCAGGTCAACCAGGATACCCAGGGCAACAAGGACAACCCGGTGGTCCAGGACAGCCAGGACAACCAGGATACCCAGGACAACCCGGACAACCAGGTCAACCAGGCCAGCCCGGCCAACCAGGATACCCAGGCCAACCAGGTCAACCAGGATACCCAGGGCAACAAGGACAACCCGGTGGTCCAGGACAACCCGGACAACCAGGTACACCAGGCCAGCCCGGCCAACCAGGATACCCAGGGCAGCCAGGTCAACCAGGAGAACCTGGTAAACCAGGACAACCCGGACAACCAGGTCAACCAGGATACCCCGGACAGCCCGGACAGCCAGGATACCCAGGACAGCAAGGACAACCCGGTGGTCCAGGACAACCCGGACAACCAGGTAAACCAGGACAACCCGGACAACCAGGTCAACCAGGATACCCCGGACAGCCCGGACAGCCAGGATACCCAGGACAGCAAGGACAACCCGGTGGTCCAGGACAGCCAGGGCAACCAGGAAAACCAGGCCAACCAG GTCAACCAGGATACCCCGGACAGCCCGGACAGCCAGGATACCCAGGACAGCAAGGACAACCCGGTGGTCCAGGACAGCCAGGGCAACCAG GTAAACCAGGACAACCCGGACAACCAG GATACCCAGGGCAGCCAGGTCAACCAGGAGAACCTGGTAAACCAGGACAGCCTGGCCAACCAGGACAACCAGGATACCCAGGACAACCCGGACAACCAGGATACCCAGGACAGCAAGGACAACCCGGTGGTCCAGGACAGCCAGGGCAACCAGGATACCCAGGCCAACCAGGTCAACCAGGAGAACCTGGCAAACCAGGACAGCCTGGCCAGCCAGGACAACCAGGATACCCAGGACAGCCCGGACAACCAGGACAACCAGGGCAATCAG GTGGCCCCGGACAACCAGGACAACCTGGATATCCAGGACAACCAGGACAGCCTGGAGGGCCTGGACAACCTGGACAACCGGGTTACCCAGGACAGCCCGGACAGCCGGGATACCCAGGACAGCCAGGTCAGCCAGGTCAACCTGGACACCCAGGGCAGCCGGGATACCCAGGACAACCAGGACAACCAGGACAGCCCGGATACCCAGGACAACCAGGACAGCCCGGATACCCAGGTCAGCCAGGACAACCAGGACAACCAGGACAGCCGGGATACCCAGGACAACCAGGACAACCAGGACAGCCGGGATACCCAGGACAACCAGGACAGCCGGGATACCCAGGTCAGCCAGGACAACCAGGACAACCAGGACAGCCGGGATACCCAGGTCAGCCAGGACAACCAGGACAACCAGGACAGCCGGGATACCCAGGACAGCCAGGACAACCAGGCTACCCCGGACAGCCAGGACAACCAGGACAGCCGGGATACCCAGGTCAACCAGGACAATACCCAG ATTCTGAAACGGCACCGTCTGGCACCGGAGTACAACCACCTGCCACTGTAC